In Beggiatoa leptomitoformis, the genomic window TGTGTCGCGTTTGCTTGTGCCATTTCTTGCGCAAGAGTGCGAGCATTTGGAACAACCCGCTATTTATGCCAATGTTGCACAAGGGTTATATGCGAAATGGTGGGAAAGCGATTATCCCATTAATTTTGAAGAACATATAGAACTGGCTCGTATTGCGCAATTAGGGGCAGAGAAGACGATTTTTTCTAAAGTGGGCGGTTCATTAAGCACAAAACTGTTTGACATAGCACGTTATGATGAAGCAAAAACTTTGTTTGATGAACTCTTACCAATTCGCCAAGAAATCGGCGATAAACGTGGCGAAGGCACGACGCTCAACAATATTTCTCAAATATTTAGAGCCCGAGGCGACTACGAAACCGCCCTGCGCTACTTGCAACAGTCCTTAGCGATAAGACAAGAAATCGGCGATAAACGTGGCGAAGGCACGACGCTCAACAATATTTCTCAAATCTATGATGCCCGAGGCGACACCGAAACCGCCCTGCGCTACTTGCAACAGTCCTTAGCGATTCAACAAGAAATCGGCGATAAAAGTGGCGAAGGCACGACGCTCAACAATATGGCAACAACTGCTTATGCCCGAGGCGACTACGAAACCGCCCTGCGCTACTTGCAACAGTCCTTAGCGATTCAACAAGAAATCGGCGATAAAAGTGGCGAAGGCACGACGCTCAACAATATTTCTCAAATCTATGATGCCCGAGGCGACACCGAAACCGCCCTGCGCTACTTGCAACAGTCCTTAGCGATAAGACAAGAAATCGGCGATAAAAGTGGCGAAGGCACGACGCTCAACAATATTGGACAAATATTTAAAGCCCGAGGCGACTACGAAACCGCCCTGCGCTACTTGCAACAGTCCTTAGCGATTCAACAAGAAATCGGCGATAAAAGTGGCGAAGGCACAACGCTCAACAATATTTCTCAAATCTATGATGCCCGAGGCGACAACGAAACCGCCCTGCGCTACTTGCAACAGTCCTTAGCGATTCTACAAGAAATCGGCGATAAACGTGGCGAAGGCTCGACGCTCAACAATATGGCAACAACGGCTTATGCCCGAGGCGACTACGAAACCGCCCTGCGCTACTTGCAACAGTCCTTAGCGATAAGACAAGAAATCGGCGATGTGGCGGGCTTGTGTGCGACATTGTTTAATATGGGACATATTCATTTACAAAATAAAGAAATGCAGGAAGGAATCGCGAAGTTTGTAGAAGTGTATCGAATTGCTCATAAGATTGGTGAAGCACAAGCCTTGCAGGCGTTGGAGGAGTTGGCAAAGGATTTGGGAGAGGATGGCTTAAATTATTGGGCGCGGTTACTAAGTCAGGAATTATCTAGGTCTTAATTCATAGCGTTTCCTTAAATTTATTATTTGATTTATAGCTAACGCAACTTAAAAAGCAGCTTAATGTAGGGTGGAATAGCGTAGCGTATTCCACCATAAAACGCCAGAACTAGCTGAGTTTATGCAGAAAGTTTGCGCTGTTGTGGAATACGGCTTGCGCCTATTCCACCCTACAATAATCATTTTAAAGTGCGTTAGCTATAGCAAATTGCGCACACTCAGTTTTTTTAGTGAAAACATATAAAAAAAGCCCCTATCATTAAACTGATAGGGGCTTTTCTCATTTACCGACTTAAAAAATTAAGCGTGGGTAAATTGCTCTTCTTCCGTAGAGCCTTTTAATGCAGTGATAGAAGACACACCGCCTGTAATCACTTGAGTCACGTCGTCAAAGAAACCTGCACCAACTTCACGTTGATGTTTGGTCGCTGTGTAACCGCGTGTTTCAGCAGCAAATTCTTTTTCTTGCAATTCGACATAAGCGGTCATGCCAGAATCACGGTACTTGTCAGCTAAATCAAACATTGCGAAGTTCAATGTATGGAAACCTGCCAAGGTAATGAATTGGAATTTGTAACCCATTGCACCGAGTTCTTTTTGGAACTTAGCAATGGTTGCGTCGTCGAGGTGACGTTTCCAGTTAAATGAAGGAGAGCAGTTGTAAGCCAACATTTTGTTGGGGAACTCTTTCTTGATGGCTTCAGCAAATACACGTGCTTCATTTAAATCAGGTTTACCTGTTTCTAACCAAATGAGGTCAGAATAAGGTGCGTAGGCTAAGCCACGAGAAATCCCTTGTGCCATCCCTTGACGGGTTTGGTAGAAGCCTTCAACGGTACGATTGCCTGTGACAAACTCTTGGTCACGTGGGTCGATGTCGCTGGTGAGTAATGCCGCACCTAATGCGTCGGTACGGGCAATAATCACACTAGGCACGCCAGAAACGTCGGCAGCTAAACGTGCAGCAATTAATTTTTGCACGGCTTCTTGGGTGGGAACTAATACTTTACCGCCCATGTGACCGCATTTTTTAGCAGAGGCTAATTGGTCTTCCCAATGCACACCAGCCGCACCCGCTTCAATCATGCCTTTCATTAATTCGAATGCGTTTAATACGCCACCGAAACCAGCTTCGGCATCAGCAACGATAGGCACGTACCAGTCGATGGAGTCGTTGCCTTCGGCGTGGTGTAATTGGTCAGCACGTTGGAAAGCGTTATTGATACGGCGAACAACGGTAGGCACGCTGTCAACAGGGTATAAACTTTGGTCGGGATACATTTGTCCCGCACTGTTGGCATCACCCGCAACTTGCCAGCCACTTAAATAAATGGCCTTTAAGCCTGCTTTGGCTTGTTGCATGGCTTGGTTGCCTGTTAACGCACCCAACGCATTGACATAGGCTTCTGTGTTTAAGTATTTCCACAGTTTCTCAGCACCAACTTTAGCCAAGGTATGCTCGATTGGCATAGTACCGCGTAAACGAACTACTTCAGCAGCGGAATAACCACGGGTCACGCCTTTCCAACGGGGATTCTCAGCCCATTCTTTTTCAAGTGCTTTTGCATCTAAAAATGTCATATTATCCAGTCTCGATTTAAGGTAAATATTCGTAAGCGACCAAAGTCAAAAATTCTGCAAACGTCTCTTCTGTCACAATTTTCGCGAGTAATTCCGCAGCTAGCGCGTAATGACCAGCCTTTTGGCGCTGTTCACCCACTTGAGCACGGATAATATCGAGTTCCTCCTGTATCACTTGTTTCATCAACTCGGCGGTCACTTTGCGACCGTCATTTAAAATACCTTTCGGATAACGTACCCACTGCCACAACTGGGCGCGGGCGATTTCAGCGGTTGCTGCATCTTCCATTAAATTGTTGATAGGCACACAACCATTACCGCCTAACCATGCTTCCATGTATTGAAGTGCTGCGCTGACGTTGTTACGTAAGCCTTTTTCAGTGATATTCCCTGTCGGAACTTGGAGTAAATCTTGTGCAGTAACGTTGACTTCTTCACGCAGTTTATTCTTTTGATTGGCGTTAGGCATGTATTTGTTAAATACATCCATTGCAATCGGAACCAGTGCAGGATGTGCAACCCATGTGCCATCATGTCCATCACTTGCTTCCCGTTCTTTATCGGCTAACACTTTTGCAATGGCTGCATCATTAGCAGCGGGGTCATTCTTAATGGGAATTTGTGCCGCCATCCCGCCCATCGCATGTGCACCGCGACGGTGACAGGTTTTAATCAACAGTTGTGAGTAAGAACGTAAGAAGTGACTGGTCATGGTGACTTCGCTTCTATCAGGTAAGACAAATTCTGGATTTTTGCAGAATTTTTTGATGAAGCTGAATATATAGTCCCAACGACCACAATTTAACCCAACGCAATGATTACGCAATTCATACAGAATTTCGTCCATTTCGAAGGATGCTAAAATGGTTTCAATCAAAACAGTGGCTTTGATAGTGCCACGAGGTAAGCCGAGTTTATCTTGAGCGTAATCAAATACGTCATTCCATAAACGGGCTTCTAAATGACTTTCTAATTTAGGTAAATAGAAATAAGGTCCTGTACCTTTGCTTAAGGCACGTTTCGCATTGTGGAAGAAATACAACCCGAAATCAAAAAGTGAACCAGAAATAGGTTTACCTTCAAATAACACGTGTTTTTCTTCTAAATGCCAACCACGAGGACGCACTAATAGGGTCGCTATAGTGTCGTTTAATTGATACTGTTTGCCTTCTGGGCTGGTGTAGGAAATGGTCTTGTCTAAGGCATCACGTAGGTTAATGTGCCCTTCCAATAATCCTTCCCAAGTAGGGCTTTGTGCATCTTCAAAATCTGCCATGAACACTTTCGCGCCTGAGTTCAGTGCATTGATGACCATTTTGCGGTCAACAGGTCCTGTAATCTCGACGCGGCGGTCTTGTAAATCGGCGGGGGTTGCGCCAACTTGCCAATTACCATCGCGAATATGCTTAGTTTCAGGCAGGAAATCAGGCATAATGCCTGCTTCTAATTGTTTTTGCCGCTCAACCCGTTTTGCTAAAAGTGCTTCACGTCGTGCACCAAAGTGTTTTACTAAGTCTGCTACAAACGCGACTGCTTCTGCTGTTAATACAGAGGCAAACTCTGCTTTAATGGGAGCAGTGATTGTTAAATCAGGCGTATGCAGTGACACAGGTTGTGTTGACATCGTAATTTATCCCTCTGGACGTGTTTAGCTACGTTTGAGTAATGGGTCTATAATTAGAACTGATTTTTACGTTGCATTGCAACAATTGGTAAGCCAAATATTTTAATATATACTATTGTCTATGTTAATAGTAAATCGCTAAAAAATTATATCTATTTGACATAAAGTATAGCGACCAAGTATTTACAAGGAATTTTTCAATGTCTGATGCACAAGAAATCTGGGAATTATTTCGGGAAACCAGTCGACAGCTTCAAGAACTCCGTTATCAAACGCAAGAAACCGACCGTAAGTTTCAAGAAACTGACCGCAAATTTCTTGAAACCGACCGCAAATTTCTTGAAACAGCTCGTCGTTTTCAAGAAACAGACCGTAAGTTTCTTGAGACTGACCTTAAATTTCAAGAAACGGATCGTAAATTTCAAGAAACAGCGCATCGTTTTCAAGAAACAGAAAAGTTATTAAACACCTACGCACAAGCAGCAGAAAAACGTTCCCGTGAGTTAGATAAAAAAATCGGCTCATTAAGCAATCGGTTAGGAGAGTTTGTTGAAGGGTTAATTAAGCCTAATGTCGTTCCCTTGCTTCAAGCACGCGGTATTGATGTGCATGTCGTCAGTCGAGATGTAGAAGCAGATAATCCGCAATTAGGTCTTGCGATGCAAATTGATTTATTAGCTACCAATGGTGATTGTTGTGTATTAGTTGAAGTTAAAAGTCATTTAAGTCAGGATGATATTGATGAACATATAGCACGATTGGAAAAATTTAAACCGTTATTTCCCAAATACCAAGATAGCAAAGTTTTTGGCGCAGTTGCTGGCATGGTCATTCCTGATAATGTGGCAAAATATGCGTACCGCAAAGGTTTTTTTGTTATTACTCAAAAACATGATACAGCCGTAATGCTTAATGATACCCAATTCCAACCCAAAGCATGGTAGAAGGCTTGTTGATAAGCAATCTGTTATTTAATAACGCGCGATAATTTCAATAAAATAAGGTGTGTTATGTCAAACGAGCGTTTTTACTATAAACAAAATCGATTAAAACAATTGCGTGCTTTCTGTCATGCAGCTCAAACGGGCAGTATTTCTAAAGCCGCTGACCGTTTATTCTTAAGTCAACCCTCTGTTTCTTTACAAATAAAAGCCTTAGAGCGTGAGTTAGATATTTCACTATTTGAACGGCGTGGACCTTCTATTGAATTAACACCCGAAGGTAAAATTTTATATGAGTTGGCAACGCCTTTAGTTGAAGGTATTGATTCTTTAACAGAATCTTTTGCTGTCAGACGCGGAAATTTAGAGTCGGGTGAGCTGAATATTACAGCGGGTGAATCGACTATTTTATACATTTTGCCTGATGTAATGAAACGCTTTGCAAGTGCCTATCCCGGCATTCGTTTACGCTTGCATAATGTCACAGGGCGCGATGGTATGGCGTTGTTGCGGGCAAATGAGGTTGATTTCGCGGTTGGCTCGTTTTTAGATATACCCGATGATATTATGTATTTCCCGATTTATTACTATGATACTGTTTTAATTACACCAAAAAATCACCCACTTGCGCAAAAGCCTGATTTTCGGTTAGAAGACATCAGCCAATACGGTTTAATTTTACCCCCACGACATTTAAGCACATGGCGTATGGTAAAAATGGTTTTTCAACAACATAATTTGGATTACAAAGTAACCCTAGAAGCGGGTGGCTGGGAAGTCATTAAAAAATACGTGGCGTTGGGGTTAGGAATTTCGATTGTTACCAGCATTTGTTTAATGCCAGATGACCCTGTAGAAGTCTTATCATTAGAACAATATTTTCCTAAACGCAGTTATGGTGTAATTTTACGACGCGGTAAATTTTTATCCCCCGGTGCAAAACGCTTTATTGAAATGATGGATGCCGATTTCTTCAAGCGGGATTTATAAAAATAAACCAACATTTGTTCTAAACACGAATATTCTGGGAAAAATAGGTAGGTTTTTAAAAAGAGGGAATAAAAACTGGTGCCGATAGAGGGACTTGAACCCCCGACCTACTGATTACAAATCAGTTGCACTACCGCTGTGCTATATCGGCAATTTGACGACGTTTTGAAGTTGCGCAGTATATCAATCTTTTTTTTCGTTGTGAAGAGGAATTTATCTTATTCCAAATAAATTATATATTGTTTTTAAGTAAATTTTTATATCTCAATATATTACATAACATGGCGTGTAAACTCGGTCGTTTTCACCAACTCGCGTAAAACAGTGGTTGCATACGCACCTGCGGGCAGATGAAACGCCAATTGCAGTGAGGTTTCACTTAACCATGTCCATTGTAAATTTTCCACTATCAAGCGCAAGCTACGCCATTCAAGTTCTAAACCCTCACGAATTAAACCCTCACACCAGCCTTGATGAGCAGATAAAATTGTTTGCATCAACGCCAGTGCGTCTAAAGAGGCTAAATTTTCCCCTTTTCCCCATAATGGCGCGGCGGGGTGAATGTCAAAACAAGTAAGACGACGTTGAATTTCATCATCAATATTCGTAATTGGAAAAACTGAATGCGAGCCTGCTAACTGCATTACATCACCATTAATAGCCTGATTCCATGAGCCTTGTGTTACTCTTTCTGACAAAATACGATTGAATAAGAAAGACCGTGCCGCTGATAAATATAAACTTCGTTGATGACGGTCTTTTATAATGGCTTGTGCAACGAGAATCTGCTCGGCCGCTTGCAAATTATTATGATTGTGTCCAAAACGTTGTTCACCAAAATAATTGGGAACACCGTGTTGTGCAAGGTATGTCAAGCGTTGTTCTAAGGTAGCATGATTACCTGTAACATTTCGTAAACAAAGAATAAATTGATTATCACGCAACGCACCACGCCGTAGTTTACGGCTATGACGTGTTTGCTGTACAACTTGAATCGTATCACTATTTAATGTTTGCCAATCGGGAGCTATTTTACCCGCCAGTTGTATGCTAAACCATTGCGTTGTTACTGCATGACGGTCTTTTAAACCCGCATAACTAACTTCATGTGGTTTAACATTCGCAAACTGTGCTAGCTGTCGTGCTAACCAATCCGTATTGGTATCGCGCTTGCGAATTTGTAAAAAAACATGTTCCCCTGTTCCAGTTGGCTCAAAACTTAAGGTTTCTACTACCTGAAAATCTTCGGGATAAGTCCGTACATCAGCCGTTATGGTGGGCGCGCCTAAAATGTAGGCAAAATCTGGGAGTGTTATTGGTATCATTGTGTCGTTAAAAAAGGAAAAGTTATGCGTTTACAACCGATTGCTTTATGGTTATTTTTACTGGTGCTGTTTTTTTATTTGATTAAAGTTGGCGAATCAATTTTGATGCCTTTATTGATTGCAATCGCTATTTGGTATCTTATTGATGCTTTAGCGGATGGTTATCATTTATTACAATTTAGACAGTGGCAACTCCCTTTAACAGTATGCTTTTTTCTGTCTATTTTGACTTTTTTAGTATTTTTTTGGATATTTGTGCAATTAATTAGTAGTAATATTGATAAAGTTATTACAGTTTCACCTATTTACCAAGCAAATTTTGAAAAATTATTACTTCGTTTATTCGCCCTAGTGGGTGTGGAACAATTACCTAATCTTGCTAACTTTAAAGATAGTATCAATATTCCACAGCTTATTTCTACCTTGGCTATTTCGCTAACCAATTTAGCGGGTAATACGGGAATTATCTTATTATACGTTATTTTTCTTTTTTTAGAGGAAAAAACCTTCTACCAAAAGTTAAAAGTATTATTGTCCGCTGAGCCAGAACAGGAAAGTACCGTAGAACGGATTTTATGCCAAATAGATGAAGACATTAAAACTTATATTGGTGTAAAAACCTTGATGAGTATTCTGACAGCGGTCATCAGTTTTTTTATTATGTGGGGGGTTGGTGTTGATTTTGCCGCTTTCTGGGCTATTTTGATTTTTTTCCTGAATTTTATCCCTAATGTTGGCTCTATCATTGCGACCATATTTCCTTCTTTACTCGCCTTGGTACAGTTTGATACGTTTTATCCTTTTATCATTATTATTAGTTCATTAGGAACAACTCAGTTTCTAATTGGTAATTTTCTTGAGCCGAAAATGATGGGCAGTTCATTAAATTTAAGTCCGTTGGTTATTTTATTTTCCCTTGCTATTTGGGGGAGTTTATGGGGGGTGGTTGGAATGTTTTTATGCGTGCCTATTATGGTAATTGTAATGATTGTATTTACTTATTTTCCAAAAACCAGACCATTGGCTATTTTATTATCCGAAAATGGCTATATACGCATACGGCACAAAGAAAAAATTGCGGTAATGCCGAAGTAAGGATAAGTTATTTTCTTGAATAAAAGACGGTTTGAATCAAGATTCTCAAAACTAATAGCGTTATCAAAGAATTTTTACCCATTGATGTGAAGAATCCTGATTTAGACAATCATTAGTCTTTGTCCTTTTCTGTTTGGCACTATTTTTTTTAGATGGGAATCTTTTTCATCTTAACATCACCCATTACCAAAACCTGTTACCATTTTTGGAATCGAGACTGATACAATTCTAAGCGTGAAAATGATGTAAGGTTTGATAGATTCAATAAATAAGGCACATGGGGGTTATTATGCAGGTTGATTGGTTAATTGTTGGGGCGGGGTTTACAGGTGCAGTGTTAGCAGAACGTATTGCTAGCCAATTAAAGCAGAAGGTATTAATCGTCGAACAACGCGACCATATTGGTGGCAATGCTTATGATTATCATGATGAACAGGGCGTATTAGTTCACCAGTATGGACCACATATTTTTCATACAAATGCCAAACATGTTTGGGATTATCTCGCCCAATTTACGCAATGGCGTAGTTATTATCATCATGTTTTGGGGGTTGTTGACGGGAAATCTGTGCCGATTCCCTTTAATCTCAACTCGTTATATTCCTTATTCCCCCCACAGTATGCGGCAAAATTAGAGCAGGCATTGTTATCTGAGTATGGATTTAATGTTAAAGTTCCTATTTTAAAAATTCGGGAGTCTGCTCCCAGTGAAGATTTAAAATTTTTGGCGGATTATATCTATCGCAATGTTTTTCATAGCTATACATTAAAACAGTGGAATTTAACACCTGAAGAACTTGCTCCTTCAGTTACTGCCCGAGTGCCTATTTATATCAGTCGTGATGACCGTTATTTTCAAGATACCTATCAGGGCTTGCCAAAAAATGGTTATACCCCACTATTCCGTAATATGTTGAATCACCCGAATATCAAAGTGTTATTAAACACGACATTGAGCGATATTGAAGGCGAAATTCAATATAAACGAATGATTTATACTGGGGCAATTGATGATTTCTTCCAGCATATACATGGTGAATTACCTTACCGCAGTTTGCATTTTAATTTTATTCATACCCCTGTAGAGCAATATCAGGCTGTAGGGACGGTGAATTACCCTAATGAATACCATTACACGCGAATAACTGAATTTAAACACTTAACAGGACAACGTAGTTTTGGCACAAGCTATGTGGAGGAATATCCACAGGTTTATGTTAGGGGAAAAAATATTCCTTATTACCCTATTCCTAAAGATGAGTATCGGTTGTTATATAAAGAATATGAGGCTGAAGCGCAGAAGTTAGCGGGAAAAGTTTTGTTTGCGGGGCGGTTGGCGGATTATCAGTATTACAACATGGATCAGGCAATTGCACGAGCTTTAAGTTTATTTGATAAAGTGATTTGTCAAGCATAAAGCTTATTATAAACCATTGTTTATAAAATATTACCTATTACTAACGGATACCACATTAAATGCGGGTATCCGTTAGGCGACTGTATCAACGCGCTTTACTCAGCGTTTGTTTATAACCAATCCCAGCGCAACGTTAGCATAAAACTTCTCCCTTCTTGCGGAATTAAAGAGTTACGAAAACCAGCACTGCGTTGGCTAAAATCATTGCCTGAATCGGCTTGTTCAAAACCGGGAACTAAATAACCTTTATCAAATAAGTTATTGATTTTAAAAGAAGCAGAAAATGGCTTGTTTTTATAACCAATATTCAAATGTACTAGGGTGTAGTCTTCTGCTTTAATCCCTAATGGTGTTAAGGCATTACGTGAGTAAAGTTCACGACTACTCACATAGTTAATCCGCGTATCAATAAACCATTTTTCGTTCAAGGGGAAATTTAATCCAAAATTCAGTTTATGGGGGGCAATATCACCAACATCTGCCTCTCCCTCTACCCAGTCTTGCAAATCATGGTCATAGTGAATGCTACTGCGTGCTTCGGTATAGGTATAATAGACATAGCCTGTTATATCAGGAGCTTGTATAAAGTTAGGGAAGGAGTAACGTCCACGATATTCCAATCCATAAACATCCCGTTCACCCGCATTTTCAGCTTCTTCCTTAATCACGTTTTTATAGTTAGCATAATATAAAGACACGTCATGTAACCAGTTATCCATTTGATAAAGCGTGATAAATTCATAATTTTTCACTTCTTCAGGCACTAAATTAGGATTGCTTAAACGTCCACTCCATCCGCCCCAAACTTGTTGGGGTGCAGGCTCTTGAAAAGCATAGCCATTTAAGAATTTAAATGAGAGTTTATCTGACCAACGATAAATTGCCGATGCACGCGGATTGATAGTGCTACCATACAAACTATTATGGTCGTATCGTACACCTGCATTTAATCGCCAAGCGTCTTTATCCCAAATACCTTGTAGATAAATACCTTTGTCCACCGTTGTCATGCGGTCATCTTCTGGCACGTCGGCGGCAGTTCCATCCGCAATCACTGGGGTGGGATCTGTGCTATAAAAAACCCCTTCACCCAAACCATAAGGGCCTGAATCTTCCCCATCAGAGCTAGAACAATAAGAACTTATCCAATAAGAACAAACATCATAGGCTTTAGTGAGACGTTTATTTTCATACTTAACGCCCCCTGTCATCCGCCATGTGTTGCTTAATGTATAATCATAGTCTTGTTTTAAAAGAAAACTTTCGCTTTCTGAATTCCAATCGGAATAACTTAAATAAGAATAGTTTGTATCCGTCCTGTCAGGGATAGCCTCTGCCCATTGCCCCCATGTATTACTCCTACGGAACAAAGCTAAAGAGGTGATGTTTAAACTATCCGTGAATTTATCATTATGTTTTAAATAAAATTGTGAAGATGAAGTGTACCAAGGGACATTAGTTTGTACATAATCATTGGCGTATGCTGCTCCAAAGGATGTTTTGGTTTGCCACAACATAGTCCCTAATGTAAATGCACCATAATTGATGTCACCAATAATTCCCCATGAATCTGAAGGGTCATAATAACTACCCAGCGATTTACCATCATTAGAAAGACTGGTAATACTTCCCCATGTATTTTGATTACTTAACAATTCATTACTGGTAAAACCCCACTGTTTAGGAAAATCATCAAGCCCTGCCTCATCACTGCTACCTAACGTACCTGAAAGGGTAAATTTCAACTGCTTATAAGTTCCACCTGCTGCAAACTCAACCCGTTTATTATTGTAGCTACCATAACGAACCGTTGCATTCGCGAAAGATTCACCCGCTTCCAAAGAACTCGCTTGTTTTGTAACAACGTTAATGACCCCTAAAAACGCATTTGCCCCATAAACAACACTGCTAGGACCATATAAAACCTCGACACGCTCAATAATAGATAAAGGATATTGTGTTGAAATATTAGCTATTTGTCCCCACAGCGTATTATCAACAATACCATTTACCATGAATAAAGTACGTTGCGTCGATGGTGTTCTATAACCACGCTGATAGGCATTTACACTGACTGCTGCACCTATCTTAACGACATCAAATCCGGGCAAATCATATAAAATTTCATCTAAACTGCTATACCCGCGCTTTTCAATATCCTGAGCAGAAATGACTATCATTGCAGCAGGTGCATTAGCAATTGTTTCCTCAATGCCTGATGCAGCATTGATTTTAATGTCCATTAGTTCGCTTAAACTCAAATCTAATAGCTCTCGTGCTTCTAAAACATTATTAGATAACACACAAGGACTACATCCTAAGATAAGCAAACTTGCTATTGTTTTTATACTGTTAGTCTTGGAAAACATTGTAGAAAATCCTAGTTTTGCACTTACCAATCTACCTAAAACAACTTATTATTGATTTTGA contains:
- the aceA gene encoding isocitrate lyase → MTFLDAKALEKEWAENPRWKGVTRGYSAAEVVRLRGTMPIEHTLAKVGAEKLWKYLNTEAYVNALGALTGNQAMQQAKAGLKAIYLSGWQVAGDANSAGQMYPDQSLYPVDSVPTVVRRINNAFQRADQLHHAEGNDSIDWYVPIVADAEAGFGGVLNAFELMKGMIEAGAAGVHWEDQLASAKKCGHMGGKVLVPTQEAVQKLIAARLAADVSGVPSVIIARTDALGAALLTSDIDPRDQEFVTGNRTVEGFYQTRQGMAQGISRGLAYAPYSDLIWLETGKPDLNEARVFAEAIKKEFPNKMLAYNCSPSFNWKRHLDDATIAKFQKELGAMGYKFQFITLAGFHTLNFAMFDLADKYRDSGMTAYVELQEKEFAAETRGYTATKHQREVGAGFFDDVTQVITGGVSSITALKGSTEEEQFTHA
- the aceB gene encoding malate synthase A: MSTQPVSLHTPDLTITAPIKAEFASVLTAEAVAFVADLVKHFGARREALLAKRVERQKQLEAGIMPDFLPETKHIRDGNWQVGATPADLQDRRVEITGPVDRKMVINALNSGAKVFMADFEDAQSPTWEGLLEGHINLRDALDKTISYTSPEGKQYQLNDTIATLLVRPRGWHLEEKHVLFEGKPISGSLFDFGLYFFHNAKRALSKGTGPYFYLPKLESHLEARLWNDVFDYAQDKLGLPRGTIKATVLIETILASFEMDEILYELRNHCVGLNCGRWDYIFSFIKKFCKNPEFVLPDRSEVTMTSHFLRSYSQLLIKTCHRRGAHAMGGMAAQIPIKNDPAANDAAIAKVLADKEREASDGHDGTWVAHPALVPIAMDVFNKYMPNANQKNKLREEVNVTAQDLLQVPTGNITEKGLRNNVSAALQYMEAWLGGNGCVPINNLMEDAATAEIARAQLWQWVRYPKGILNDGRKVTAELMKQVIQEELDIIRAQVGEQRQKAGHYALAAELLAKIVTEETFAEFLTLVAYEYLP
- a CDS encoding LysR family transcriptional regulator — protein: MSNERFYYKQNRLKQLRAFCHAAQTGSISKAADRLFLSQPSVSLQIKALERELDISLFERRGPSIELTPEGKILYELATPLVEGIDSLTESFAVRRGNLESGELNITAGESTILYILPDVMKRFASAYPGIRLRLHNVTGRDGMALLRANEVDFAVGSFLDIPDDIMYFPIYYYDTVLITPKNHPLAQKPDFRLEDISQYGLILPPRHLSTWRMVKMVFQQHNLDYKVTLEAGGWEVIKKYVALGLGISIVTSICLMPDDPVEVLSLEQYFPKRSYGVILRRGKFLSPGAKRFIEMMDADFFKRDL
- the truD gene encoding tRNA pseudouridine(13) synthase TruD — encoded protein: MIPITLPDFAYILGAPTITADVRTYPEDFQVVETLSFEPTGTGEHVFLQIRKRDTNTDWLARQLAQFANVKPHEVSYAGLKDRHAVTTQWFSIQLAGKIAPDWQTLNSDTIQVVQQTRHSRKLRRGALRDNQFILCLRNVTGNHATLEQRLTYLAQHGVPNYFGEQRFGHNHNNLQAAEQILVAQAIIKDRHQRSLYLSAARSFLFNRILSERVTQGSWNQAINGDVMQLAGSHSVFPITNIDDEIQRRLTCFDIHPAAPLWGKGENLASLDALALMQTILSAHQGWCEGLIREGLELEWRSLRLIVENLQWTWLSETSLQLAFHLPAGAYATTVLRELVKTTEFTRHVM
- a CDS encoding AI-2E family transporter gives rise to the protein MRLQPIALWLFLLVLFFYLIKVGESILMPLLIAIAIWYLIDALADGYHLLQFRQWQLPLTVCFFLSILTFLVFFWIFVQLISSNIDKVITVSPIYQANFEKLLLRLFALVGVEQLPNLANFKDSINIPQLISTLAISLTNLAGNTGIILLYVIFLFLEEKTFYQKLKVLLSAEPEQESTVERILCQIDEDIKTYIGVKTLMSILTAVISFFIMWGVGVDFAAFWAILIFFLNFIPNVGSIIATIFPSLLALVQFDTFYPFIIIISSLGTTQFLIGNFLEPKMMGSSLNLSPLVILFSLAIWGSLWGVVGMFLCVPIMVIVMIVFTYFPKTRPLAILLSENGYIRIRHKEKIAVMPK
- the glf gene encoding UDP-galactopyranose mutase; translated protein: MQVDWLIVGAGFTGAVLAERIASQLKQKVLIVEQRDHIGGNAYDYHDEQGVLVHQYGPHIFHTNAKHVWDYLAQFTQWRSYYHHVLGVVDGKSVPIPFNLNSLYSLFPPQYAAKLEQALLSEYGFNVKVPILKIRESAPSEDLKFLADYIYRNVFHSYTLKQWNLTPEELAPSVTARVPIYISRDDRYFQDTYQGLPKNGYTPLFRNMLNHPNIKVLLNTTLSDIEGEIQYKRMIYTGAIDDFFQHIHGELPYRSLHFNFIHTPVEQYQAVGTVNYPNEYHYTRITEFKHLTGQRSFGTSYVEEYPQVYVRGKNIPYYPIPKDEYRLLYKEYEAEAQKLAGKVLFAGRLADYQYYNMDQAIARALSLFDKVICQA